A DNA window from Hydra vulgaris chromosome 13, alternate assembly HydraT2T_AEP contains the following coding sequences:
- the LOC136089846 gene encoding TNF receptor-associated factor 5-like, with product MEELTEEDYEKYLEQLVQEMDEEESDFIEELKSQMLEEEVEKEVEEIEKEIHEIFNEMDWEQYILDVINKMDNLPELYFKHNNENYEDMFPGFGDVFEEQLIKKMADNIYPCCFCDKEFSAEELLNYQTDCSTEQYSYECFTCKKKVQDLLNHECDYEFLDIQKICFLCNTKVDDQDYYEHSVICFRYYKEQQNRNLNHIIQEEKKNLNYLNLSINQIMNRMKSLQEITTKQIVDSKEKDQEIKNLKEENVKLHQTLAEMNKEMAELKSLFCDNMMVLANQQDTEHLKQEITKLYQILEENSTEFLALKKSIQQPKEVKVIQHIFNDTQIIKLDQMNLRLLSDEPFYTEPVYTSEGYRYRIKVYTRRIDVNKLAIYFQLLRGDLDDTLKWPLTKNVNLTLRDKDKFFTRTTTNNNYLQLIDDSSFDKPTTEYNVAVGYKNFISYEELKQFIINNHLFITITIE from the exons ATGGAAGAGTTAACAGAGGaagattatgaaaaatatttagaacaATTAGTACAAGAAATGGATGAAGAAGAATCAGATTTTATTGAAGAACTAAAATCACAAATGTTAGAAGAAGAAGTGGAAAAAGAAGTGgaagaaatagaaaaagaaattcaTGAGATCTTCAATGAAATGGATTGGGAACAATATATTTTAGACGTTATTAATAAAATGGACAATTTACCCGaactttattt caaacataataatgaaaattatgaaGACATGTTTCCTGGTTTTGGAGACGTATTTGAAGAG caactaataaaaaaaatggcagACAACATATATCCTTGCTGTTTTTGTGACAAAGAATTTAGTGCAgaagaacttttaaattatcaaacaGATTGTTCTACAGAACAATACTCTTACGAATGTTTTACATGTAAGAAAAAGGTACAAGATTTGTTAAACCATGAATGTGATTATGAATTTCtagatatacaaaaaatatgttttctttgTAATACCAAAGTCGATGATCAAGATTATTATGAACACTCTGTCATCTGCTTTCGATATTATAAAGAACAACAAAATCGTAATTTGAACCATATAATtcaagaagaaaagaaaaatttaaattatttgaatctTTCTATTAATCAAATCATGAATAGAATGAAGAGTCTTCAAGAAATTACAACCAAACAAATAGTTGACTCTAAAGAAAAAgaccaagaaattaaaaatctaaaagaagAAAATGTCAAACTTCATCAAACCCTAGCAGAAATGAACAAAGAAATGGCAGAATTAAAAAGTCTCTTTTGTGACAACATGATGGTTTTAGCAAATCAACAAGATACAGAACATCTCAAACaagaaataacaaaactttatcaaatcCTAGAAGAAAATAGCACAGAATtcttagctttaaaaaaatcaattcaacaACCTAAAGAAGTAAAGGTAATACAACACATCTTTAACGACACGCAAATCATCAAACTTGATCAAATGAATCTCAGGCTATTATCAGATGAACCATTTTATACAGAACCCGTGTACACATCAGAAGGTTATCGTTATCGTATAAAAGTTTATACTCGAAGAATCGACGTAAACAAACTAGCCATTTACTTTCAATTATTACGAGGTGACCTGGACGATACTTTAAAATGGCCTTTAACCAAAAATGTCAATTTAACCTTGAgagataaagataaattttttactcgTACTACTACCAACAATAATTATCTTCAACTTATAGACGATAGTTCTTTTGATAAACCTACCACTGAATATAATGTAGCTGttggttataaaaattttatttcatacgaagaactaaaacaatttattattaataatcatttatttatcACGATTActattgaataa